In Leptospiraceae bacterium, one DNA window encodes the following:
- the tatC gene encoding twin-arginine translocase subunit TatC — MTLGEHLEELRQRIIRILITLGGTTTLALFFASDIHKFFAQPYKNVLGENANFYQIKVMAPLLMYLQTSFMIAILVTFPVLLYLLWGFIAPAVDEKTEKSGKLLILFSTVLFWAGLALCYFTVFESMLKVFLVALRPPDIETKLPIDEYYDLFFNVHLIFGLAFQLPVVLILLGRIGILSSNFLIKRWREAVVIISIFSAVLSPGPDVFSMMMLFVPLTFLFGFSLVIMKILEKRDT, encoded by the coding sequence ATGACTCTTGGCGAGCACTTAGAAGAGCTTCGACAAAGAATCATAAGAATTCTAATCACGCTCGGTGGTACTACCACACTTGCACTATTTTTTGCATCAGATATTCACAAATTTTTTGCTCAACCGTATAAGAATGTATTAGGAGAAAATGCAAATTTCTATCAAATCAAGGTAATGGCACCCCTTTTGATGTATCTTCAAACCTCCTTTATGATTGCTATTTTAGTCACATTCCCGGTGCTTTTGTATTTACTTTGGGGATTTATTGCGCCTGCAGTCGATGAAAAGACTGAAAAATCAGGAAAATTACTAATACTCTTTTCGACAGTTTTATTCTGGGCTGGGTTGGCTCTTTGCTATTTCACAGTATTTGAAAGTATGCTAAAAGTTTTTTTGGTAGCCCTTCGTCCACCCGATATAGAAACCAAGCTCCCGATTGATGAATACTACGACTTGTTCTTTAATGTCCATTTAATCTTTGGGCTTGCATTCCAATTGCCTGTTGTATTGATTCTGCTCGGTAGAATAGGAATACTAAGCTCAAATTTTCTAATAAAAAGATGGAGAGAGGCTGTAGTCATAATCTCTATTTTTTCGGCTGTACTTTCCCCAGGCCCCGACGTTTTTTCTATGATGATGCTTTTTGTCCCCCTTACTTTTTTGTTTGGTTTTTCTTTGGTAATTATGAAAATTCTTGAAAAAAGAGATACCTGA
- a CDS encoding DUF1564 family protein yields the protein MNPDKFERTQSSLLIPEKYMDEFNRRTKIFSREEYFHALLERYRNVLLWKTFDKLDCVKTKYQEEGQSLQKKNFRPENADWIELGEFAQWLGISRTALFTLLLLLDLAGWDIIIPDRFYDVAVPPKISSIAVGVYLSKRKTTRYNRLIRHKMR from the coding sequence ATGAACCCTGACAAATTTGAACGAACACAGTCAAGTTTACTCATTCCGGAAAAATACATGGATGAGTTTAATAGAAGAACAAAAATTTTTTCGAGAGAAGAATATTTTCATGCTCTTTTGGAAAGATACAGAAATGTTTTACTTTGGAAAACTTTTGATAAATTGGATTGCGTTAAGACGAAGTATCAGGAGGAAGGGCAATCTTTGCAAAAGAAGAATTTTCGCCCTGAGAATGCTGATTGGATTGAGTTGGGAGAGTTTGCTCAATGGCTTGGCATTTCTAGGACAGCTCTTTTTACTCTTTTGCTATTGCTTGACCTTGCCGGATGGGACATAATCATCCCCGATAGATTCTATGACGTTGCAGTTCCACCCAAGATCAGTTCGATTGCGGTCGGAGTCTATCTCTCCAAGAGAAAAACAACGCGATACAATAGGCTAATACGACATAAGATGCGATAA
- the tatA gene encoding twin-arginine translocase TatA/TatE family subunit, with product MLFPLAFNLGPWEIGLIALLALLLFGGKKLPTLAKDLGSGIKEFRKSLFSTEEPPSALPDNESVTIEKTKKQKKA from the coding sequence ATGCTTTTTCCTTTAGCTTTTAACTTAGGTCCTTGGGAAATCGGACTTATTGCTCTTTTGGCACTCCTTCTATTCGGAGGAAAAAAACTACCTACACTTGCAAAAGATTTAGGATCAGGGATTAAAGAATTTCGCAAGTCTCTATTTTCTACAGAAGAGCCTCCATCGGCTCTACCGGATAATGAGTCTGTAACAATAGAAAAAACCAAAAAACAAAAAAAAGCGTAA